ATCAGCGCGTGCGCGAACTGATCATCAACGGGGTGGAGTGCGAGCCTTTCATTACCGCCGACGACCGTCTGATGCGTGAAAGAGCGGCGGACATCGTTCAGGGCATCCAGGTGCTGCAGTACCTGCTGAACCCGGAACGGACCCTGCTCGGCATCGAGGACAATAAACCGGAGGCCGCCGCCGCTCTGCGGGCTGCCGCCGTCGGCGCCGATATCGACGTCCGCGTGGTACCCACCAAGTACCCCTCCGGCGGCGAAAAACAGCTGATTCAGTTACTCACCGGCAAGGAAGTCGGCAGCGGCGGTCTGCCGATCCAGGTCGGCGTGGTGTGCCAGAACGTGGGCACCGCCTACGCTCTGAAGCGAGCCCTGTTTGACGGCGAGCCGCTGATCAGCCGTATCACCACGGTGACCGGGGACGCGGTGGCGCGGCCGGGTAACTATGAGATTCTGCTCGGCACCCCGGTGGCGGCATTGCTGCAACACGCCGGTGTCGACAAGACCCGACTGCAACGGCTGGTACTGGGCGGCCCGATGATGGGCTTCACCCTGCACAATCCGGCGATCCCACTGGTGAAAACCAGCAATTGCCTGATCGCCGCATCCACTGATCTGCTGCCGGAACCGGAGCCTGAACAGGCCTGTATCCGCTGCGGCGCCTGCGCCAATGCCTGCCCCGCCAGTCTGTTACCCCAACAGCTGTACTGGTACGCCAAGAACGACGATCTGGAGCGGGCTCAACAGCAGAATCTGATGGACTGCATCGAGTGCGGCGCCTGCGCCTATGTCTGCCCCAGCCATATTCCGCTGGTGCAGTATTACCGCTACGCCAAGGGTGAGATCCGTACCCAGGCGGCGGAGCGGGCCAAGGCGGACCGGGCCCGTGAGCGGTTCGAGGCCCGGCAGGCACGGGTGGAAAAGGAGCAGGCGGAGAAAGAGGCACGCCGCCGCGCGCGCCAGCAGGCCAACCGCGCCCCCGCGCCCGCCGGAGACAACGCCGCCGCCCTCAAGCAAGCCTCTCTGGACGCCTCCAAGGCCGAGGCGGACCTCAAGAAACAGGTCGCCGACGCCTCCGCCGCTTACAAGAACGCCCTGCGCGAGGCCAAGGCCGCGCTGGCGGAAGAGCGGGAGGATGCCGCCGCACTGCAAAGCCGGGCGGATACCCTGAAAGCAGAGGCGGACCGGCTCAAGGCCGCCCTGCGTGATGCTCGCGCCGGGAAGCCCGCAGAAGCCCCCACGGCCGCCCCGGATCCGGTGGAGGCACTGAAAAAGGCCGTGGCCGAGGCCTCGTCCGCCTACAAGGCCGCGGTGAAAGCGACCAAGGAAGCGGAACAAAACGAAGCCGATGATGTGGCCCGGTTGCGCGCTGAAGCGGACCGCCTGAAAGCCAAGGCGGACGAACTCAAGCAACAATTGCGGGACGCCAAGACCGCGGCGCCCGCCACGCCAAAAACAGCGCCGCCGCCCCCGGCCGCCACAGCCGCGCCGACAACGACCGAACCGGCCAGTGTCGGCGGTCAGGAGCCAGAAGGCGACGAAGAAACGGCCAAACGGCAAAAACGCCTGAATGCCTTGAAGACCGCCTACAAGATGGCGCACAAGCAATACAAGGAAGCCCATTCCGCCCTTGACCGGGCCCGCCGCGACGGCGCGGTGGACCTGGCTACGATGGAAGCCCGGGTGGAAAAACTCAAGGCCAAAACCGATCATACCCGCGATGCCCTGGACGCCTTGATGGACGAAACCAAGGCGTCGCTGCTCGCCCATACCGGCAAGGACCTGAAAACCCTCAAGCTGGACGCCGCCCGCGCGGAAACGGCACTGCGGGACAAGAGCGACGAGTTGAAACACCTGCGCGATACCGCCGACGAAGACACCCTGAAACGGCTGACCTCGGAACTGGGCACCCTGGAACACGACGCTCATCTGGCGCGGCGGGCCCTGAAACAGGCCCTGGAAGAACACGGACTGGCGGAAGAATGAATCCTATCGGAACACCAGGAGCGCAACGCACATGGCGCTGATCAACGCCTCCTCGCCCCACGCGCGCGGCCCGGTCGACACCGGCATGGTGATGCGCCAGGTGATCTACGCCACCCTGCCCGGCCTGGCGATCCTGACGCTCTTGTTCGGCATCGGCACTTTGCTGAACGTGATCTGGGCGATACTGGTGGCGCTACTCTGTGAAGCGGCCATGCTGCGTGCACGCGGCCGCCCTGTCGCTTTGTACTTACGCGATGGCAGCGCCGTGGTCACCGCCGTGCTGCTGGCTCTGGCATTGCCCCCCACCGCGCCCTGGTGGCTGACGTTTATCGGCGTGGCGTTCGCCATTATCGTCGCCAAGCAGCTGTACGGTGGCCTGGGTATGAATCCGTTCAACCCGGCCATGATCGGCTACGTGCTGTTGCTGATCTCCTTCCCGGTGGCGATGACCAACTGGGTCGGCGGCGCTCCCTATCGCACCCCCGATGTTCTGGAAAGCGTGCTTCAGTTCCTCGGCCATGGCGCGCTTGACGGCCTTTCCGGAGCAACCCCTCTGGACACCTTTCGAACCTTCGCCGGCAACGCCGATGCGCTGGACCGTATGATTGTTCTGCATGGTCGCTGGGCCGGGCTGGGCTGGGAATGGGTCAATCTGGCGTTTCTGCTCGGCGGGGTATATCTGCTGTTCCGGCGCGTGATCGGCTGGCACATTCCGCTGGCCTTTCTCGCCGGCCTCGCGGTGCCGGCGCTGATCGCCTGGCAGATCGACCCGCTGCGTTATGCCGATCCGCTGTTTCATCTGTTTTCCGGTGGCACCATGCTGGGCGCCTTTTTCATCGCCACCGATCCGGTCAGTGCCGCCACCAGCTCACGCGGGCGTCTGATTTACGGCGCGCTGATCGGAATACTGATCTGGGTGATCCGCACCTTCGGCGGCTATCCGGACGCGGTGGCGTTCTCGGTGCTGCTGTTGAACCTGGCGGCGCCGTTCATTGACTACTACACCCGGCCACGCACCTATGGCCACGAACGCGCCAAGCGGGGAGCCGGCTCATGATTGGCCAGGCAATTACCCGCAACGCGGTGATTCTCGGTCTGTTCGCCATCGGCACCGCCGCCACTCTGGCACTGACCAACCAGGCCACCCGGCAGCGAGTGGAGTGCAACCGGCAAAGCGCCCTGGCGGACGCTCTGGCCCAGGTGATGCCGCCGGCCCGGCACGACAATCCGCTATTGGATGACAGCATTACCGTCACCGACCCTTTGTTGGGCCACGGCGAACATCAGCTCTACCGCGCCCGTCTTGGCGGCGAGGCCAGCGGCGCGGTACTGGAAGCGGTGGCGCCGGACGGCTACGGTGGTGATATCCGTTTGATCGTCGGTGTCGACCATGACGGCACCATACTCGGCGTGCGAGTGGTGCCACCGCATAATGAAACACCGGGCCTGGGCGATAATATCGAGATTCGCAAATCCGACTGGATTCTGGGATTCAATGGCGCGTCCCTGGAACAGCCATCCACTCCAGGTTGGGCAGTGAAGAAGGATGGCGGCCGGTTTGACAGTTTCACCGGTGCCACCATCACCCCCCGGGCGGTGGTAAGCGCCGTACATGGCGCCCTGCGTTACTATCAGGCACACGGAGATGAGGTGTTCAAGACGCCCGCCCAAGCGCAGACAACGGAGAGCTGTGATGGCTGACGTGGATTACGGCAAGATCACCCGCGATGGGTTGTGGAATAACAATCCGGCCACCGTGCAGATTCTCGGCCTGTGCCCGCTGTTGGCGGTAACCGGTTCGGTGGTCAATGCCCTTGGTCTGGGGCTGGCCACGCTGGTGGTACTGATGGGGTCCAACGCCGCCGTGTCGCTGATCCGTCACTACGTCACCGACGCTATACGGCTGCCCGCTTTCGTCATGATCATTGCCGCCATGGTGACGGTGATCGAGATGCTGATGCAGGCGTTCACCTTCGAGCTGTACCAGATTCTGGGGATTTTTATTCCCTTGATCGTGACCAATTGCACCGTGCTCGGACGCGCCGACGCTTTCGCCAGCAAGCACGCGCTGCTGCCGGCGGTGACCGACGGTTTCATGATGGGCCTGGGTTTTCTGATCGTGCTGGTGATTCTCGGCGCGCTGCGCGAAGTGGTCGGCGCCGGCACCCTGTTCGCCAATATGCAATTGCTGCTGGGCCCCTGGGCGGAACAGCTGCGCATCGAGATCATCCCCAACTACGGCGGTTTCCTGCTCGCGGTCCTGCCCCCCGGCGCCTTCCTGGGGCTGGGCCTGATCATCGCCGGCAAGAATGTTATCGACAAACGGATGAAAGCCGCCAAACAGCGCCGTGAAGCCCCTTCCTCCTCCGGCAGCCGCCGCGTCCGCACCACCGGTAAAGTCAGTTGATCGGAACCGGCGGGTCACGCCGGTTTCACCTGTCTTTCGCCTGAAAAGCCGCTCTGATAGCCAAAAATTTGGTGTGTCGCCAGTCGCGATTTTACTACTGTTATACAACGGGCTGGCCAAAATCCACGATAATAAGTCCATACAACGGCAAACTTTAATAACAGGAGACCCCCCATGAAGAGTGCAGCCCTTGTCGCTTTGACCGTCGTGGGTACCGTTGCCGTGGCCGGGATCGGATATGGCGCCTACCAGGCAATAGCCCCGAAACAGTCCGGCTATGCCGAGGTGACGAAGGTGGACCCCATCGTCAAGAAATGGCAGGAACCCCGCGAGGTCTGTCAGGACGTGGCGGTACAACGTCAGGCTCCGGTGAAGGATCAACATCGTATTACCGGTAGCGCCATTGGCGCCGTGGTCGGCGGCGTGATCGGCCATCAGTTCGGTGGCGGCAGCGGCAAGGACGCGGCCACCGCGGGTGGTGCCATTGTCGGCGGTATCGCCGGCAACCAGGCGCAAAAGAAAATGCAACAGAACAACACCACCACAACTACCGAGCGACGTTGTAACACGGTAATGGACAACAAGAGCTCCGTGGAGGGTTACCAGGTCACTTACGTGTTCGATGGTAAGGAAGACACCATCAAAATGGACAACAAACCGGGTGACCGGCTGCGTGTTGAAGACGGCCACGTCATCACCCAGTAAAGACGTTAAAACCGAAAAGCGCTCACAACCAAAAAGGCCGCTGGAAAGGATTCCAGCGGCCTTTTTGCAGTTGACAGTTGATAGTGGACAGTTGACAGCGAAAAAATAAAAACAGGAATATTGCAAACACCTGAGCGAACCCCATTCGCTAGCAAGCAAGCTTCCCACAGCGGCTAAAGATCAGGCTGTTTCGTCTTTTCTTTGTTTTTCGCTGTCAACTGTCCACTATCAACTGTCAACTGCTTTTCACCCTCCAAGTACAGAAACAAACCCCTGAATGATGGTGGCGTTGACGATATCAACGATGAAGCCACCCACCACCGGAATAATGATGAAGGCCAACGGCGAGGGACCGTGATGCTGCGTCACCGCCTGGATATTGGCCACCGCGGTGGGCGTGGCACCCATGGCGAAGCCGCAATGGCCCGCGCACAGCACCGCGGAATCGTAATTACGCCCCATCACTCTGAAGGTGATAAAGACAATGAAGCTGACCGCCAACGCCACCTGGACCAGCAGCATGGCCAGCATCGGCAGCGCCAGATCCACCAATTGCAATAACTGCAGACTCATCAGCGTGATGGCAAGAAACACGCTCAGCGAGGTATTGCCCACCATCTCGATGGTGGCGTCATTCACCGGCCACAGACGGCGCGCCAGGTTACCCAGCAGAATGCAGACAAACAGCACCCAGACGAAGGTCGGCAGACGCACCCAGTGCTGAGAGTAGTGTTCCGCCACGGAACCCACCACCACACCGATGGACAACAGCATGAGAATACGCACCACGCTGGCGGCGGCAATCGGGCGGGGCTTTTCCGCGCCATCGTATTCGCCGTCCTCGCGACCGGCGGGGACCTGCAACCGATAGCGCCGGATCAGCATCATTGCCAACGGCCCGCCCAGTAGCGCCCCGAATACCAGACCAAAGGTAGCGGATGCCGCGGCCAGTTCGCTGGCGCCACCAATACCAAAGTCGTTGCTGAACACTTCGCCCCAGGCGATACCCGTGCCATGACCGCCGGTCATGGTGATCGAGCCTCCCAGCAGGCCGTAAAACGGTGACAGCCCCAGCAGTTTGGCCATCAGGACACCGGCCACGTCCTGCAGAAACACCAGGATGATCACCAGAATCGCGAACACCACCATCGGCCAGCCGCCCTGGCGCAGCAAACGAAAATCCGCGGCCAGCCCCACCGCGCCGAAGAAAAACAGCATGGCGGGGCCTTTCAGCGCATCGTCGAAGGTCAGCGATACACCCGCCAGCTGCAGACCGGTGACCAGCAGCGTGGCGAGCAGCCCGCCCACCACCGGTTCCGGCATATTGAGGTCGGACAGGATACGGAATCGATGAACCAATAGCTGCCCCACGACCAGTACGATGAGGGCCACCATCAGGGTTTCCATGGCGGAAAACTGCATACTCACTCCCTTTTTCTTCGCCCTCTTACCGGGGGTCCGGGCAATCTGCTTTTGACGCGGGGATGTCCGGTTCGTTCCGACGTGGCGATAGCGCACTGATTCGCTATACTGCGGCGATCTGATTCAGGAGCAGGCATGAATCGCGAGAAACGCACGGAAATTTTCCGCCGTCTGCGGGCACAGCGTCCCCATCCCACCACGGAGCTGAACTACGACACCCCTTTCGAGTTACTGGTGGCGGTAGTGCTGTCCGCCCAGGCCACCGACGTCGGCGTCAACAAGGCCACCGATCGCTTGTTTCCGGTGGCCAATACGCCGGAAGCGATTCTGGCATTGGGCGTGGACGGTTTGAAGGAATATATCAAAACCATCGGGCTGTTTAATTCCAAGGCCAATAACGTCATCAAACTGTGCGAGCAGCTGCTCGCCTTTCATGGTGGCGAAGTGCCGCGTGATCGCGCCGCCCTGGAGGCGCTGCCCGGCGTCGGTCGCAAGACCGCCAACGTGGTGCTCAACACCGCTTTCGGTGAGCCCACCATCGCCGTGGACACGCATATTTTCCGGGTGTCCAATCGCACCCGCATCGCGCCGGGGAAAAACGTCAACGAGGTGGAACAGCGCCTGCTCCGGGTGGTCCCGGAGGAGTTCAAACGCGACTGTCACCACTGGCTGATTCTGCACGGGCGCTACACCTGCGTGGCTCGCAAGCCTAAGTGCGGTGAGTGCATTATCGCCGATCTTTGCGAGTTTCCGCGGAGTCAGCGGCCGACATAAGCAAGAATATCGCTTACACGCAACACGCCGGTACGCTAACACACCATTCGCCGCTAAAGCAGCTTCCCGCGGATCGAACTACGAAGCCTCTGTAGGAGCTTGCCCTGCAAGCGAAGTCTTGACCGCAGAACAATTCGCTTGCAGGGCAAGCTCCTACAGAGGCCTTGTCGCCGGCAGCAGGCTTGGGTTTAGCGTGCCGGCGTGTTGCATGTAAGCGAGCTGCCCCACGACTGTGGGACAGCATTACCTTACAACGTCAGCCGGTCGCGGATCGCCTGCAGGGTTTTCTCACCAATGCCCTTGATCGCCAGCAATTGCTCCACATCCTGAAACGGCCCTTCCTGTTCCCGCCAGGCAATGATCGCCTCGGCGGTTTTCGGACCGACGCCCTTGAGCAATTGCAGCTCCGCCGACGTGGCCTGATTCAGGTTGACGGTCTGTTCCACCACCGCCGAAGCCGTGGCGCTGTCCAGCGCCGGATCCTCCGCCGCCTGGGCGGTCTGGGTCCAGACCGCTGATCCCAGCAGCGCCGCCACCAAACACAATGCACGATAGAGTTTCATTCCCTTCTCCTTAAGGTTTGTTGTTGGAGAAGACACTCTAAACGGGACGCACGGAGCAGGCTGTCCGCCATTTCAGACAGTTTGCGTCAGTGTTTCAGGACAGACTCTGTAAGATTTCGTCCACCACCGCCGTCGGCTCCGCCGCCTGGGTGATTGGGCGGCCGATAACCATGTAGGACACGCCCTGCTCGCGAGCCTGGCGCGGGGTCATGATGCGGCGCTGATCGTCGCTGGCGCTGCCCTCGGGACGAATGCCCGGCGTCACCAGCAGGAAGTTCTCGCCACGGGCGCGACGCAGCATCGGCGCTTCCAGAGCGGAACAGACCACGCCATCCAGACCGCTATCCTCGGTCAACCGCGCCAGTGCCATCACCTGCTCCTCGGCGGCACGGGCGATGCCCACTTCGCGCAGATCGTCCCCGGTCTGGCTGGTCAATACCGTCACCGCGGTAAGCAAGGGCCGGCGGGCGGCGCCTTCCAGCGCTTCCCGGGCGGCGCTCATCATGCGCTTGCCACCACTGGCGTGCACATTGACCATCCACACCCCCAGTTCGGCGGCAGCGCGCACGGCGCCGGCCACGGTATTGGGGATGTCGTGATACTTGAGGTCCAGAAACACTTCAAAGCCCTGGTCCTGTAACGCTCTAACCACATCGGGACCGGCCCGGGTGAACAGCTCCTTGCCCACTTTTACCCGCACCCGGGCGGGATCCAGCCGCGCCGCCATGGCCAGGGCATCCTCGGCACGGGGGTAATCCAGAGCAACGATAATGGGACTGCTGGGGGTCACGATTTGGCGTCTCCTTCGGATCGCGGTTTGATGGTGCCCCAGCGGCGGCAACTCGGGCAGCGCCATTGCAGCAGTGGCGTGGTAAAGCCGCAACGACGGCATTGATAGATGGTGCGGTCGCTCATCAGCCTTTGCGTCAATTGCTTGAGCAACTCCAGCTGTTCACGGGCTTCGCTTTGATCAGCCACCTGCAGATTCATGTCGATCAGGCGATCCAGACCACGAACGGAAGGGTTGGCCTGCATGTACTCGGCGATGAATTTGGCCGCTTCGCGATCGCCATAGCGCTCCTTGAGCTGACCGGACAGCACCAGCACCCGGGCCGTGCTGGGGTGCTCGGCGCTGTAGTCGGCAAGCATGCGGATGAAGTCCTCTGCCTGCTCCAGTTGCTCATAGCATTGACGCAGATCGTCCAGGTATTCATCGAAGAAGTCGCGGTCCTGGTCCCAGATGCGGCGGAAGGCGGCGATGGCCGCTTCCCAGTTCTGTTCCCGCATTTCCAGGCGTCCCAGATCGACACTGGCGCGTACGCACTCCTTGTCGAAGCCCAGGGCGCGGCGCAATGTGCGACGGGCCGGCACCAGCTCGCTACGGGCCACCTGCCCTTCCGCCTCCTCGCAGCAATACTGGGCCAGAATCGGCGCGATCTTGGCGTCGCCCTTGATCAGCCGCTCGCCCATGGCGATGGCATTGGGCCAGTCTCGCTCCTGCTCGTAGAGCTTCATCAGTTGGCGCGTTACCTGCTCGCGCTGTTCGCAATCCTGGTCGAGCATTTCCAGCAGCACTTCCTCGGCGCGATCGAACAGCCCGCCGGCGAAATAATCCTCGGCCAGCTCAAGCTGGATCTGCTCCTGGGTGGGCCGTGGCAAATCGCCGCTTTCCAGCAGATGGGAATGGATCAGGGTGGCACGGTCGAACTCGCCTCTTTTGCGAAACAGGCGCGCCATGCTGAGGTGGGTTTCCAGTGTCTGGGGGCTGACTTCCAGACTGCTGAGCAGGGCTTCCACCGCCTTGTCCGGCTCCTCGTTGAGGAGGAAATTGAGCCCGGCCACGTATTCCTGGGAGAGCGACGCCATGCGCCGCCGTTGCCGCCGCTTGCCTTCACGCCGGCCCAGGAAGAATCCCATGGCGATGGCGAAGAAGAACAGCGGTATCAGCCATAGGGGTTCACTCATGAACGGCTTCCAAACAACCCACGCAGTCCTTTAAAGCCCAGCCCGATAAGCAGTCCCGCCAACAGGCCCACGGCAAGCAGACCCACGGCGAGCACGCCAAGGCTGACCTGCCAGCGCCATCCCTGGATCAACATATCCAGAGTCACCATTTGAGTGTTGGCGGTAACAAAGAAGAATGCGGCCAGGAAAATGGC
This sequence is a window from Alloalcanivorax dieselolei B5. Protein-coding genes within it:
- the rsxC gene encoding electron transport complex subunit RsxC yields the protein MLAKLFRGGSREIFDFPGGIHPPEHKSESNTTPILPGPLPAQLILPLNMHIGAPARPLVQVGDKVLKGQHLAEGNGTVSAPLHAPTSGTVVAIGPRPIQHPSGMDAQCLVLEPDGEDRWGDRASLDDPFALSPGELLERIAEAGIVGLGGAGFPTSVKVSLGDHQRVRELIINGVECEPFITADDRLMRERAADIVQGIQVLQYLLNPERTLLGIEDNKPEAAAALRAAAVGADIDVRVVPTKYPSGGEKQLIQLLTGKEVGSGGLPIQVGVVCQNVGTAYALKRALFDGEPLISRITTVTGDAVARPGNYEILLGTPVAALLQHAGVDKTRLQRLVLGGPMMGFTLHNPAIPLVKTSNCLIAASTDLLPEPEPEQACIRCGACANACPASLLPQQLYWYAKNDDLERAQQQNLMDCIECGACAYVCPSHIPLVQYYRYAKGEIRTQAAERAKADRARERFEARQARVEKEQAEKEARRRARQQANRAPAPAGDNAAALKQASLDASKAEADLKKQVADASAAYKNALREAKAALAEEREDAAALQSRADTLKAEADRLKAALRDARAGKPAEAPTAAPDPVEALKKAVAEASSAYKAAVKATKEAEQNEADDVARLRAEADRLKAKADELKQQLRDAKTAAPATPKTAPPPPAATAAPTTTEPASVGGQEPEGDEETAKRQKRLNALKTAYKMAHKQYKEAHSALDRARRDGAVDLATMEARVEKLKAKTDHTRDALDALMDETKASLLAHTGKDLKTLKLDAARAETALRDKSDELKHLRDTADEDTLKRLTSELGTLEHDAHLARRALKQALEEHGLAEE
- the rsxD gene encoding electron transport complex subunit RsxD; the protein is MALINASSPHARGPVDTGMVMRQVIYATLPGLAILTLLFGIGTLLNVIWAILVALLCEAAMLRARGRPVALYLRDGSAVVTAVLLALALPPTAPWWLTFIGVAFAIIVAKQLYGGLGMNPFNPAMIGYVLLLISFPVAMTNWVGGAPYRTPDVLESVLQFLGHGALDGLSGATPLDTFRTFAGNADALDRMIVLHGRWAGLGWEWVNLAFLLGGVYLLFRRVIGWHIPLAFLAGLAVPALIAWQIDPLRYADPLFHLFSGGTMLGAFFIATDPVSAATSSRGRLIYGALIGILIWVIRTFGGYPDAVAFSVLLLNLAAPFIDYYTRPRTYGHERAKRGAGS
- the rsxG gene encoding electron transport complex subunit RsxG translates to MIGQAITRNAVILGLFAIGTAATLALTNQATRQRVECNRQSALADALAQVMPPARHDNPLLDDSITVTDPLLGHGEHQLYRARLGGEASGAVLEAVAPDGYGGDIRLIVGVDHDGTILGVRVVPPHNETPGLGDNIEIRKSDWILGFNGASLEQPSTPGWAVKKDGGRFDSFTGATITPRAVVSAVHGALRYYQAHGDEVFKTPAQAQTTESCDG
- a CDS encoding electron transport complex subunit E, producing MADVDYGKITRDGLWNNNPATVQILGLCPLLAVTGSVVNALGLGLATLVVLMGSNAAVSLIRHYVTDAIRLPAFVMIIAAMVTVIEMLMQAFTFELYQILGIFIPLIVTNCTVLGRADAFASKHALLPAVTDGFMMGLGFLIVLVILGALREVVGAGTLFANMQLLLGPWAEQLRIEIIPNYGGFLLAVLPPGAFLGLGLIIAGKNVIDKRMKAAKQRREAPSSSGSRRVRTTGKVS
- a CDS encoding glycine zipper 2TM domain-containing protein, with protein sequence MKSAALVALTVVGTVAVAGIGYGAYQAIAPKQSGYAEVTKVDPIVKKWQEPREVCQDVAVQRQAPVKDQHRITGSAIGAVVGGVIGHQFGGGSGKDAATAGGAIVGGIAGNQAQKKMQQNNTTTTTERRCNTVMDNKSSVEGYQVTYVFDGKEDTIKMDNKPGDRLRVEDGHVITQ
- the gltS gene encoding sodium/glutamate symporter, with translation MQFSAMETLMVALIVLVVGQLLVHRFRILSDLNMPEPVVGGLLATLLVTGLQLAGVSLTFDDALKGPAMLFFFGAVGLAADFRLLRQGGWPMVVFAILVIILVFLQDVAGVLMAKLLGLSPFYGLLGGSITMTGGHGTGIAWGEVFSNDFGIGGASELAAASATFGLVFGALLGGPLAMMLIRRYRLQVPAGREDGEYDGAEKPRPIAAASVVRILMLLSIGVVVGSVAEHYSQHWVRLPTFVWVLFVCILLGNLARRLWPVNDATIEMVGNTSLSVFLAITLMSLQLLQLVDLALPMLAMLLVQVALAVSFIVFITFRVMGRNYDSAVLCAGHCGFAMGATPTAVANIQAVTQHHGPSPLAFIIIPVVGGFIVDIVNATIIQGFVSVLGG
- the nth gene encoding endonuclease III; this translates as MNREKRTEIFRRLRAQRPHPTTELNYDTPFELLVAVVLSAQATDVGVNKATDRLFPVANTPEAILALGVDGLKEYIKTIGLFNSKANNVIKLCEQLLAFHGGEVPRDRAALEALPGVGRKTANVVLNTAFGEPTIAVDTHIFRVSNRTRIAPGKNVNEVEQRLLRVVPEEFKRDCHHWLILHGRYTCVARKPKCGECIIADLCEFPRSQRPT
- a CDS encoding ComEA family DNA-binding protein translates to MKLYRALCLVAALLGSAVWTQTAQAAEDPALDSATASAVVEQTVNLNQATSAELQLLKGVGPKTAEAIIAWREQEGPFQDVEQLLAIKGIGEKTLQAIRDRLTL
- the pyrF gene encoding orotidine-5'-phosphate decarboxylase, with the protein product MTPSSPIIVALDYPRAEDALAMAARLDPARVRVKVGKELFTRAGPDVVRALQDQGFEVFLDLKYHDIPNTVAGAVRAAAELGVWMVNVHASGGKRMMSAAREALEGAARRPLLTAVTVLTSQTGDDLREVGIARAAEEQVMALARLTEDSGLDGVVCSALEAPMLRRARGENFLLVTPGIRPEGSASDDQRRIMTPRQAREQGVSYMVIGRPITQAAEPTAVVDEILQSLS
- the lapB gene encoding lipopolysaccharide assembly protein LapB; translation: MSEPLWLIPLFFFAIAMGFFLGRREGKRRQRRRMASLSQEYVAGLNFLLNEEPDKAVEALLSSLEVSPQTLETHLSMARLFRKRGEFDRATLIHSHLLESGDLPRPTQEQIQLELAEDYFAGGLFDRAEEVLLEMLDQDCEQREQVTRQLMKLYEQERDWPNAIAMGERLIKGDAKIAPILAQYCCEEAEGQVARSELVPARRTLRRALGFDKECVRASVDLGRLEMREQNWEAAIAAFRRIWDQDRDFFDEYLDDLRQCYEQLEQAEDFIRMLADYSAEHPSTARVLVLSGQLKERYGDREAAKFIAEYMQANPSVRGLDRLIDMNLQVADQSEAREQLELLKQLTQRLMSDRTIYQCRRCGFTTPLLQWRCPSCRRWGTIKPRSEGDAKS
- a CDS encoding lipopolysaccharide assembly protein LapA domain-containing protein is translated as MRTLYRALLILVLLAIFLAAFFFVTANTQMVTLDMLIQGWRWQVSLGVLAVGLLAVGLLAGLLIGLGFKGLRGLFGSRS